The nucleotide sequence CGGGCAAGAACCTCTGGGCGGTCGGCATCATTCCAGGCGCCGCGGGTGTCGCGCTGCTGCTCTCGGCGTTGATCGTCCATCCCCGGGGCGGAGTGGCCGGCAATCCTCCGAGCGCGTAGCCGGTTTTCCCTATCCACGTTCCCTCGCGCACGAGGTGTCTTCGATGTGGATCGATTCCGATCTCTATGACCTGGCCGGAATGATGCTTCTCGGCGGCGCGTGGGTTACGGCGTGCGGCGGAGTGCTCGCGGGATTCGCCCGCCACCTGCTGATCCAGCGCCGCATCGAGCGGACGTATCGCCTCCGGCTGGCGCGCTGGCGCGCGACGGTCGATACCGCCTAGCCGGCCAGCTCGCCGGCGTCTCGCTCGGCGCCCACGGAGCGGGCATCGAGCCACTGCACGCGCCCGAGGTACAGCTCGCGATCGACCTCGGCCATCATGTCGAATCGCCGCCGATGGCAGGTGAGCAGCACGACCTGATGTGTGGTGGCGAGCTCGATCAGCAACCGCATCCCGCTCCGGGCTCGCTCGTCGTCGCTCGTCACGAAGACATCGTCGAGCAGGAACGGCAGCGGAGTCTGCCCGCGTGACAGGAATTCGCTCACCGCGAGGCGCACGGCCAGGTAGAGCTGATCACGGGCGCCGGCCGAGAGCTGCTGGTCGGCTTTGCCTCGTGCCAGCGTCTGTCCCCCCATCAGCCGCACCGAGAAATCGAGATCGTCCCCGAAACGGATCTGGTCGATCGTGGAGCCGACCATCTGCAGCAGCTCGGCGACCCGGCGGTTCAGATAGTCCGCCCACCGCTGGTGCGTCTCGGCCGCGACCTCGCGGATCGTGGTGATCGCCAGCTCGACCGATTCCATGAAGCGCTGTGCGCGGACCCGCGCGCGTTGGATGCGCTCGAGCTGCGCGCGGCGCTCCGGACGCTGGGCGTGCACGCGGCGCGAGACTTCCTCCACCTGGACCCGGAGATCCGCTCGCTTCCTCTGCGCTTCCTCCTGGCGCTCGAGCAGCCGGCGGCGCTCCTCGTCGATCGAGCGCTGATTGCGAGGCGATCGCGACGACGTGCCTCCTTCGGCGAGCGCCACCTGGCTCTCCAGCTCCGCGCGCCGCGCATCGGAGAGCCGGCGGCGCTCGGCGCTCGGAATCAGCTCACGGGTCAGCAGCATCAGCCGCTGTCGCGACTGCTCTTTCTCTGCCAGCTCGCGGAGGTGCTCGGACCAGGGCCGCGACGGATCGTAGGTCAGCCCGGCCGACTGGAGGATCCGCAGCGCCCGCTCCCGAAGTCCCGACGCCGCGGCTTCGTCCACCTGCTTCTGCTGATCGATCCATCCCCAGTTGCGGTCGAGCGCCGCGAGCTTCTGGCGAACCGCCTCGAGCTGGCGAAGGAGCCCCGCCACCTTTTCGAGGCTCTCGGGGTCGGCCGTGGTGACGCCGAATCGCGCGAGCAGCTCGCCGGCTTCCTCCATGGACTGGCGTCGGCGCGCATCCAGCGCCGCGAGACGAGACTGCGCCTGCACCGCCGGAGCGCTCTCGTCGCGGAGGCGCGCCAGCTCGTTCCATTCGCGGAGCAGCTCGATGTGATCGCGATAGCCGTGCTGGCGGGACAGGCTCTGGAGCGCGGTCTCGGTCTCGGCACGCTGATGCTTGAGCTGGTTGAGACTACGCTGCGCGTCGGCGAGCAGACGCAGCGACTCCTCGCGCTCATCGGCCCTCATGTTCCGGCCGCCCGTGACCAGCGCGATGCCGATTCCGAACAGGACCGTGCCGGCGATGAAGAACGTGGTCGAGAGCCAGGGAAGTCCGCGCAGCGACGCCACCACCGTCCCCGCCACCAGCGTGGCGATGCCGAGCGCGAGCAGGAACCAGCCGGGCAGCGTGCGGCTGGAGCGCTGGGCGTCGATGGCGCGCAGGGTCTCGCTGCTGGTGGTGCGCTGGCTTTCGAGCGTCGCGCTCTCGGTGTGATGGGCGATGGTCAGCTCCGACTGGCGCCGCAGCAGGGCATGGTCGGCCTCCGAGAGACGGCCGAGGCGATGGGTCAGCCACTGGAGCCGTCCGGGGTCGTGCCCTTCACCGGCCAGCGATTCGCGCACCTGGAAGATCTCGTCGCGCAGCCGGGATTCCTCCTCGCCGATCCGGCGGATCTCGGCGC is from Candidatus Eisenbacteria bacterium and encodes:
- a CDS encoding AAA family ATPase, with protein sequence MKLLRLKADGFGALRGEIHFDPDRMTVILDDNERGKSTLLAAVTAALYGLNGDRRSHRPLTPLERWKPWDGGTYRVELEFECEGEQYTVSRDFDQGTVAVWSSRGQDVTADFRDGNDYPVGKRLLELDADEFERCALVRQGELWQVVPDDERERRSPTLRARLEAVADSRVGDTRASEAIKILETALKRYDCPELEFTGTIVNALARLEAKSRLLETELQELTHELEQNAAPLAELADLEEVERETRDALAGLDSEWRGVLASDALRQLEEDQKRQEEIEALRREADSLSAVSQMPGDAESQLRDTVARLEEAERNVSTLEGRRQEEASRQRAELESERRSLATFEAGGALEADRCVSLGAEIRRIGEEESRLRDEIFQVRESLAGEGHDPGRLQWLTHRLGRLSEADHALLRRQSELTIAHHTESATLESQRTTSSETLRAIDAQRSSRTLPGWFLLALGIATLVAGTVVASLRGLPWLSTTFFIAGTVLFGIGIALVTGGRNMRADEREESLRLLADAQRSLNQLKHQRAETETALQSLSRQHGYRDHIELLREWNELARLRDESAPAVQAQSRLAALDARRRQSMEEAGELLARFGVTTADPESLEKVAGLLRQLEAVRQKLAALDRNWGWIDQQKQVDEAAASGLRERALRILQSAGLTYDPSRPWSEHLRELAEKEQSRQRLMLLTRELIPSAERRRLSDARRAELESQVALAEGGTSSRSPRNQRSIDEERRRLLERQEEAQRKRADLRVQVEEVSRRVHAQRPERRAQLERIQRARVRAQRFMESVELAITTIREVAAETHQRWADYLNRRVAELLQMVGSTIDQIRFGDDLDFSVRLMGGQTLARGKADQQLSAGARDQLYLAVRLAVSEFLSRGQTPLPFLLDDVFVTSDDERARSGMRLLIELATTHQVVLLTCHRRRFDMMAEVDRELYLGRVQWLDARSVGAERDAGELAG